A genomic stretch from Photobacterium atrarenae includes:
- the dsdC gene encoding DNA-binding transcriptional regulator DsdC, with amino-acid sequence MQLPKLTGQVLSGLHCFLIAADQMSFTRAAEILCLTQSAVSHKIKTLEQNLGVRLFIRQPRKLVLTEEGKRLKAVVAHNFGDIAHEIRDLKTVELSGDFNVAVPPTFAQTWLLPRLKHFIGQYPALRFHLRTRNELVDFQTETFDCAIYFGHGKYPGLHTEKLMDESMLPVCSHEYALAHDLYGNPEKLNACLLLHDAAPWARAGQNDEWQYWAQRHGVMLPEAGCTFDRADLALQAAEQGIGVAMGRQSFVAHQLDNKRLVAPFAMTVQSPLSYYIVCRREMALSPRFEAFMNWLRSEVG; translated from the coding sequence ATGCAATTACCTAAACTGACGGGCCAAGTGCTGTCCGGACTGCACTGTTTTTTGATTGCTGCCGATCAGATGAGCTTTACCCGGGCTGCAGAGATCTTGTGCCTGACCCAAAGTGCCGTGAGCCATAAGATTAAAACCCTGGAGCAAAATCTCGGGGTACGGTTGTTTATCCGCCAGCCGCGCAAACTGGTGCTGACGGAGGAGGGCAAACGGCTCAAAGCAGTCGTGGCGCATAACTTTGGTGATATTGCCCATGAAATCCGGGATTTGAAAACCGTGGAGCTCAGCGGGGATTTTAATGTCGCGGTGCCCCCGACGTTTGCCCAGACCTGGCTATTGCCGCGGCTGAAACATTTTATCGGCCAGTACCCGGCACTGCGGTTTCACCTGCGTACCCGCAATGAGCTGGTGGATTTCCAGACCGAGACTTTTGATTGTGCGATTTATTTCGGCCACGGCAAATATCCGGGGCTGCATACCGAAAAGCTGATGGATGAAAGCATGCTGCCGGTTTGTAGCCACGAATATGCCCTGGCCCATGATCTGTATGGTAACCCGGAGAAGCTCAATGCCTGCCTGTTACTGCATGATGCGGCCCCCTGGGCCCGGGCCGGCCAGAATGATGAATGGCAGTATTGGGCACAGCGCCATGGCGTGATGTTACCGGAAGCTGGCTGTACGTTTGATCGGGCTGATTTGGCATTGCAGGCAGCAGAGCAGGGCATCGGTGTAGCCATGGGGCGTCAGTCCTTTGTTGCGCATCAGCTGGACAACAAGCGGTTGGTGGCACCTTTTGCCATGACAGTTCAGTCGCCGCTCAGTTATTACATTGTCTGTCGGCGTGAAATGGCATTGTCGCCAAGGTTTGAAGCGTTTATGAACTGGCTGAGAAGCGAAGTTGGCTGA
- a CDS encoding LON peptidase substrate-binding domain-containing protein has protein sequence MADIALYPSSKHLLPQGRLELVITEERFIRMIKQSLNDERSFALCMLNEFETHDDVKKIPAIATEAKIVDFNADENGLLSIIAEGVQLIRILAIEVDQDGLLHGTCQPHPTWPDIHIDSKTMCLADKLKMFYQTMPELGALYPTPNYHNVTWVCQRWLEILPLEAHYKQLLLTQETVSLTIRFLLKLLDTDDEPSSETA, from the coding sequence ATGGCTGACATTGCACTCTATCCGTCATCTAAACACCTGTTGCCTCAGGGGCGGTTAGAGCTCGTGATCACAGAAGAACGCTTCATTCGAATGATAAAACAATCACTTAATGACGAAAGAAGCTTTGCGCTTTGTATGTTAAACGAGTTCGAAACCCATGATGATGTGAAGAAAATTCCGGCGATCGCCACTGAGGCAAAAATTGTCGACTTCAACGCTGACGAGAACGGGCTACTGAGTATTATTGCCGAAGGCGTTCAGCTCATCCGGATCCTTGCGATCGAGGTCGATCAAGATGGCTTGCTGCACGGCACCTGCCAGCCTCATCCAACGTGGCCGGATATTCATATCGACAGCAAGACAATGTGTCTGGCGGATAAACTCAAAATGTTTTACCAGACCATGCCGGAGCTCGGAGCCCTTTACCCCACTCCCAACTACCACAACGTGACTTGGGTCTGCCAACGCTGGCTCGAAATCCTGCCTCTGGAAGCCCATTACAAGCAGTTGTTGCTGACTCAGGAGACGGTTTCCCTGACCATCCGCTTCTTGCTCAAACTACTGGACACGGATGACGAACCTTCGTCAGAGACGGCATAA
- a CDS encoding 2-hydroxyacid dehydrogenase yields the protein MKVAVFSTKKYDQQSFDRINASYQHELTYFDFRLTEQTARMAHGFDAICAFVNDDLSRPVLQVLADHQVKIIAMRCAGFDKVDLDAAAELGIQVVRVPAYSPEAIAEHTLGLMLCLNRRIHRAYQRTRDANFSLEGLTGFNFYGKTVGVIGTGKIGIATIRILKGLGMNILAFDPYENPVAIELGVTYATLDEIYAQADVITLHCPMTEENYHMLDADAFAKMRDGVMIINTSRGELLNSKDAIEALKNRKIGSLGIDVYENEKDLFFEDKSNDVIVDDVFRRLSSCHNVLFTGHQAFLTEEALGNIADTTLNNFKQFEAGLRSGNELIPA from the coding sequence ATGAAAGTTGCAGTCTTCAGCACAAAAAAATACGACCAACAGTCATTCGACCGCATTAATGCCAGCTATCAACATGAGCTGACCTACTTCGACTTCCGCCTGACCGAGCAGACCGCCCGGATGGCCCACGGCTTTGATGCCATCTGCGCCTTCGTCAACGACGACCTGAGCCGCCCGGTGTTACAAGTCCTGGCCGATCACCAGGTCAAGATCATTGCCATGCGCTGCGCCGGCTTTGACAAGGTTGATTTGGATGCGGCCGCGGAGCTCGGAATCCAGGTGGTCCGGGTGCCGGCCTACTCACCGGAAGCCATTGCCGAGCATACCCTGGGCCTGATGCTCTGCCTCAACCGCCGGATCCACCGCGCATACCAGCGTACCCGGGATGCCAACTTCTCACTGGAAGGGCTGACCGGATTCAACTTCTACGGCAAAACCGTCGGGGTGATCGGCACCGGTAAGATCGGGATCGCCACCATCCGGATCCTTAAAGGACTGGGCATGAATATCCTCGCCTTTGATCCGTACGAAAATCCGGTGGCCATCGAGTTGGGCGTGACCTATGCCACGCTGGACGAAATTTACGCCCAGGCGGATGTGATCACCCTGCATTGCCCGATGACCGAAGAAAACTATCACATGCTCGATGCCGATGCGTTTGCCAAGATGCGGGACGGAGTGATGATCATCAACACCAGCCGTGGCGAGCTGCTCAACTCCAAAGATGCCATTGAAGCGCTGAAAAACCGCAAGATTGGTTCACTGGGGATTGATGTGTATGAAAATGAAAAAGACTTGTTTTTTGAAGACAAATCAAATGATGTGATTGTCGATGATGTCTTCCGTCGCCTCTCTTCTTGCCACAATGTCCTATTTACCGGTCATCAGGCATTTTTGACCGAAGAAGCGCTCGGGAATATTGCCGACACCACACTGAACAACTTCAAACAGTTTGAAGCGGGACTACGCTCCGGCAACGAATTGATTCCGGCCTAA
- a CDS encoding response regulator, producing MNKYLILCVDDEREVLNSVFHDLSSLEEHFVLEAAESVDEAKEVLAESIADHIPLALILCDHIMPGETGIDFLIELKHWSETEKSRRILLTGQAGLEETVQAVNQASLDYYIAKPWDGDQLKQVVIDQLTSYVIENENDLMPWARVLDTNRIMAALSDRRLSLSDS from the coding sequence ATGAACAAATATCTCATTCTCTGCGTCGATGATGAGCGGGAAGTGCTCAACAGCGTCTTTCACGATCTCAGCAGCCTCGAAGAACACTTTGTCCTTGAGGCCGCAGAATCAGTCGATGAAGCCAAGGAAGTCCTGGCCGAGTCGATTGCCGATCATATCCCGCTCGCGCTGATCTTGTGTGACCACATCATGCCGGGCGAAACCGGGATCGATTTCCTGATTGAACTCAAGCACTGGTCGGAAACCGAAAAATCGCGCCGGATCCTGCTGACCGGCCAGGCCGGACTGGAAGAGACCGTCCAGGCGGTCAACCAAGCCAGCCTCGACTATTACATCGCCAAGCCTTGGGATGGCGATCAGCTCAAGCAGGTCGTGATCGACCAGCTCACTAGCTATGTCATTGAGAATGAGAACGATCTGATGCCATGGGCCCGGGTGTTAGACACCAACCGGATCATGGCCGCGCTCAGTGATCGGCGCCTGTCGCTGTCGGATAGCTAG
- the mltG gene encoding endolytic transglycosylase MltG translates to MLKKLLIVILLAVLAVAGGLGWSYQQVTSSLELSVQTPENVLLTVKPGTSFRGLLNQLDQEKIVPASRWTRWVPRLEPQLTKLKSGTYQVTPEMTLRDVLMLVVSGREHQFAITLLEGDRFVDWRAQLKEAPYVVHATQAMTEAEIAAEIGADVEKLEGYLLPETYHYTAGTTDLELLRRAYRQMTSLLAEAWEARDETIPLKSPYEALIMASIIEKETAVDHERSMVSSVFMNRLNKGMRLQTDPTVIYGMGEKYDGNIRKRDLRTPTPYNTYTISGLPPTPIAMPSQASVLAAVNPQESNYYYFVADGQGGHQFSTTLREHNRAVRAYLRTLKQNK, encoded by the coding sequence GTGCTAAAAAAATTGCTGATCGTCATCTTATTGGCTGTGTTGGCGGTTGCTGGTGGATTGGGTTGGTCGTATCAGCAGGTGACGTCTTCGCTTGAGCTGTCGGTGCAGACGCCGGAAAATGTGCTGTTGACGGTGAAACCGGGCACATCATTTCGTGGCCTGCTCAATCAGCTTGATCAGGAAAAAATCGTTCCGGCCTCGCGCTGGACCCGCTGGGTGCCAAGGCTGGAGCCTCAGTTGACTAAGCTGAAATCCGGGACCTATCAAGTGACGCCTGAGATGACCTTGCGGGATGTCCTGATGCTGGTGGTGTCGGGCCGGGAGCACCAGTTTGCAATCACCCTGCTTGAAGGCGATCGCTTTGTCGACTGGCGGGCGCAGCTCAAGGAAGCACCTTATGTAGTGCATGCCACCCAAGCGATGACGGAGGCTGAAATTGCCGCTGAGATTGGCGCGGACGTCGAGAAACTCGAAGGATATTTATTGCCGGAGACGTATCACTATACGGCCGGGACAACCGATCTTGAATTGTTGCGGCGGGCATACCGTCAGATGACCAGTTTGCTGGCAGAGGCATGGGAAGCGCGCGATGAGACGATTCCGCTGAAAAGCCCTTATGAAGCCCTGATCATGGCCTCGATTATTGAAAAGGAAACAGCCGTCGATCATGAGCGGAGCATGGTGTCTTCGGTCTTTATGAACCGCCTGAACAAGGGGATGCGGCTGCAGACAGATCCAACCGTGATTTACGGGATGGGGGAGAAATATGACGGTAATATTCGTAAGCGTGATCTGCGTACGCCGACCCCGTACAACACCTATACCATTTCCGGCCTGCCACCGACGCCGATTGCGATGCCGAGCCAGGCTTCTGTGTTGGCAGCGGTTAATCCGCAGGAAAGCAATTATTACTACTTTGTGGCAGATGGTCAGGGCGGCCATCAATTTTCGACGACACTGCGGGAGCACAACCGCGCGGTGCGCGCCTATCTGAGAACATTAAAGCAGAACAAATGA
- a CDS encoding TatD family hydrolase: MLVDSHCHLDKLDYEQLHTGVDDVLAKAKARGVDYFLSVGVTLKSFPAMMELIEPYPHVFASCGVHPLDIEAGFDYDQLRAYAQHDRVVAIGETGLDYHYQPELAEQQQEIFRQHVRLAVELNKPLIIHTRMAREDTIRILREEGAERCGGVLHCFTESLEMAQAAMELGFYISISGIVTFNKASELKNVVHQLPLERLLVETDSPYLAPVPHRGKQNQPAYVREVAEYIALLKGVSVEEVERITTENFFSLFSRALR, encoded by the coding sequence GTGTTAGTTGATTCACATTGTCACCTGGACAAACTGGATTACGAGCAATTACATACTGGGGTTGATGATGTGCTGGCCAAAGCCAAGGCCAGAGGGGTTGATTATTTTCTGTCGGTAGGCGTGACGCTCAAAAGCTTCCCGGCCATGATGGAACTGATCGAGCCTTATCCGCATGTGTTTGCATCCTGCGGTGTCCATCCCCTGGATATTGAAGCCGGGTTTGATTACGACCAGCTGAGAGCCTATGCCCAGCATGATCGTGTGGTTGCCATTGGTGAAACAGGGTTGGACTACCATTACCAGCCGGAGCTGGCAGAGCAGCAACAGGAGATTTTCCGTCAGCATGTTCGCCTGGCTGTTGAGCTGAACAAACCATTGATTATTCACACCCGGATGGCACGTGAAGACACGATTCGCATTTTGCGTGAAGAAGGGGCGGAGCGATGTGGCGGCGTGCTGCATTGCTTCACAGAGAGCCTGGAAATGGCCCAGGCCGCGATGGAGCTTGGCTTTTACATCTCGATTTCCGGAATTGTCACCTTCAACAAAGCCAGCGAGCTGAAGAATGTGGTTCACCAGTTACCGCTCGAGCGCCTGCTGGTGGAAACGGATTCACCGTATCTGGCCCCGGTGCCTCACCGCGGCAAGCAAAACCAGCCGGCTTATGTCCGTGAAGTTGCTGAATACATTGCCCTGCTTAAAGGCGTTTCGGTCGAAGAAGTTGAGCGGATCACCACAGAGAATTTCTTCTCTCTTTTCTCTCGCGCCCTGCGCTAA
- the ptsG gene encoding PTS glucose transporter subunit IIBC, with amino-acid sequence MFKNLFANLQKVGKALMLPVSVLPVAGILLGVGAANFSWMPDIVSHLMEQAGGSVFGQMALLFAVGVALGFTNNDGVAGLSAIVGYGIMIATLQVMAGAYGVEEINTGVLGGILVGGLAGWAFNRFYRIQLPDYLGFFAGKRAVPIITGFCAIALGIVLSFIWPPIGAGIAAFSDWSANQNPVMAFGIYGVVERALIPFGLHHIWNVPFFYEAGECMNKSGEVVNGIMTCFLTADDASRAAGNGFGQLAGGYLFKMFGLPAAAVAIWHSAKPENRAKVGGIMLSAALTSFLTGITEPIEFSFLFIAPVLYGIHALLAGFAYVLTNMLGVIHGHTFSNGFIDFVVQSPNADNMGLLVVLGVAYAIVYYVVFRVVIRALDLKTPGREEDEEEGEVATGSELAKSLVMAFGGKDNITGLDACITRLRVAVASVDKVDQEELKKLGAAGVVVAGGGVQAIFGTKSDNLKSDMDEWIRNH; translated from the coding sequence ATGTTTAAAAACCTTTTTGCTAACTTGCAGAAAGTCGGTAAGGCGCTGATGTTGCCCGTCTCGGTTCTGCCGGTTGCGGGTATTCTGCTAGGGGTCGGGGCCGCCAACTTTAGTTGGATGCCGGATATAGTCTCTCATCTGATGGAGCAGGCGGGTGGCTCTGTTTTTGGTCAGATGGCGCTCCTGTTTGCAGTCGGCGTGGCATTGGGGTTTACCAATAATGACGGCGTCGCTGGCCTGTCAGCCATTGTTGGTTACGGCATTATGATCGCCACGCTGCAGGTGATGGCCGGTGCGTATGGTGTTGAAGAGATCAACACCGGTGTGCTGGGCGGGATCCTGGTCGGTGGCCTGGCGGGCTGGGCCTTCAACCGTTTTTATCGGATCCAGCTGCCGGACTATTTAGGGTTCTTTGCCGGCAAACGTGCTGTGCCGATTATTACCGGCTTCTGTGCTATTGCCCTTGGGATTGTGCTGTCGTTCATCTGGCCACCAATCGGTGCCGGGATTGCCGCATTCTCGGATTGGTCTGCCAACCAGAACCCGGTGATGGCTTTCGGTATTTACGGGGTGGTTGAACGTGCGTTGATTCCATTTGGTCTTCACCATATCTGGAACGTCCCCTTCTTCTATGAAGCCGGAGAGTGTATGAACAAGTCGGGTGAAGTGGTGAATGGGATCATGACCTGCTTCCTGACCGCGGATGATGCCTCTCGTGCTGCTGGGAACGGCTTTGGCCAGTTGGCCGGGGGATACCTGTTTAAAATGTTCGGCTTGCCGGCCGCTGCGGTTGCGATTTGGCATTCGGCGAAACCGGAAAACCGTGCCAAAGTTGGCGGGATCATGCTCTCGGCCGCGCTGACTTCATTCCTGACCGGGATCACCGAGCCAATTGAGTTCTCTTTCCTGTTTATCGCACCGGTTCTGTATGGGATCCATGCGTTGCTGGCAGGTTTTGCCTATGTGCTGACGAATATGCTGGGGGTGATCCATGGCCATACCTTCTCGAATGGTTTTATTGACTTTGTGGTGCAGTCGCCGAACGCAGACAACATGGGTCTGCTGGTAGTACTGGGGGTTGCCTATGCGATTGTCTACTACGTGGTGTTTCGTGTGGTGATCCGAGCCCTGGATCTGAAAACCCCGGGCCGTGAAGAAGACGAAGAGGAAGGTGAGGTGGCAACCGGTAGCGAGTTGGCAAAATCACTGGTGATGGCCTTCGGCGGCAAAGACAACATTACGGGTTTGGATGCTTGTATCACTCGTCTGCGTGTGGCGGTAGCCAGTGTTGATAAGGTCGATCAGGAAGAGCTGAAAAAACTGGGCGCAGCCGGGGTCGTGGTTGCCGGTGGCGGTGTGCAGGCGATTTTCGGAACCAAATCGGATAACCTGAAATCTGATATGGATGAATGGATCCGTAATCACTGA
- a CDS encoding HDOD domain-containing protein, which produces MAHVSFFWLKPENDKIVKGLQSEFCALVKDAIVRNRLSLPPIPEVLARLQTLCASEETTIRDVADVLLDDPGIAASVIKISNTLLFNRRNVVCHDIQTAVSRLGILRVRDIVTAKSIEELKSYGHFDSQCNRLLQQSALRSRQLAATMAVISQGLIKHPDSDVRLEPEKALLSGLFADIGLFCLLHEYKNYLESGNYIDLNVAKFVFEHCCQDASLLILKHWGFDEDYLEVASNTTMPYRRQHSGTSYLDVARMANHLLMFKSNDEAIDTHHVELDLAGAEVMYDLTNMPEIEFNQQLRNVIKESGF; this is translated from the coding sequence ATGGCACACGTATCTTTCTTCTGGCTCAAGCCTGAAAACGACAAAATAGTGAAAGGGTTACAGTCTGAATTTTGCGCACTCGTGAAAGATGCGATCGTCAGGAATCGCCTGTCCTTGCCGCCGATCCCGGAAGTTCTCGCCAGACTGCAAACACTATGTGCTTCAGAAGAAACCACTATTCGCGATGTCGCGGATGTCCTGCTTGATGATCCGGGAATTGCTGCATCTGTCATCAAGATTTCCAATACCCTCCTGTTCAACCGCCGCAATGTGGTCTGCCATGATATCCAAACCGCTGTCAGTCGGCTCGGGATCTTACGGGTCCGCGATATTGTCACGGCAAAATCAATTGAAGAGCTCAAATCTTACGGCCACTTCGACAGCCAGTGCAACCGACTGCTCCAACAGAGCGCCCTGCGGTCACGTCAACTTGCCGCCACGATGGCAGTGATCAGCCAGGGACTGATAAAGCATCCCGACAGCGATGTCCGTCTCGAGCCGGAAAAGGCGTTGTTATCCGGGCTCTTTGCCGACATCGGCTTATTCTGCCTGCTCCATGAGTACAAAAATTATCTGGAAAGCGGGAATTACATCGATCTGAACGTCGCCAAATTCGTGTTTGAACACTGCTGCCAGGACGCCAGCCTCTTGATCCTCAAACACTGGGGGTTTGATGAGGATTACCTCGAAGTCGCCAGCAACACCACAATGCCTTACCGCCGGCAACACTCCGGAACCAGCTATCTGGATGTCGCTCGAATGGCCAACCACCTGCTGATGTTTAAGAGCAATGACGAGGCAATTGATACTCACCATGTCGAGCTGGATCTGGCCGGGGCAGAAGTCATGTACGACCTGACCAACATGCCGGAGATTGAGTTTAACCAACAACTTCGCAATGTGATTAAGGAAAGCGGCTTCTGA
- a CDS encoding TfoX/Sxy family DNA transformation protein, translating into MRSIKEDFFNYLREFGKYEKRSMFGGTGIFIHGAMYAILTDELIYLRGGETLDERLASLGCKKFRHIKRSTTAIVNYYDITHIYHQDRALCDAIIRESIRLSTEEKALKSSSQGKRLRDLPNMRLTLERMVKKAGIPDVSSFISLGAAEVYRKVRCSHGKEIDLKLLWMFAGAIEGCHWTLLEEERKQHLLQSIE; encoded by the coding sequence GTGCGATCGATCAAGGAAGACTTCTTTAATTATTTGCGCGAATTTGGCAAGTATGAAAAACGTTCCATGTTTGGTGGTACAGGGATTTTCATCCATGGGGCCATGTATGCCATCCTGACCGACGAGTTAATTTATCTACGGGGTGGAGAGACGCTGGATGAACGGCTGGCTTCGCTGGGATGCAAGAAATTCAGACATATCAAGCGGAGTACGACGGCCATCGTCAACTACTACGACATCACTCATATTTATCATCAGGATCGGGCGCTTTGCGATGCAATCATTCGCGAATCGATTCGACTGTCTACCGAAGAGAAAGCCTTGAAGTCGTCGTCGCAAGGCAAGCGCCTGCGGGATTTACCCAATATGCGCCTGACGCTGGAGCGAATGGTAAAAAAGGCAGGGATCCCGGATGTCAGCAGCTTTATTTCCCTTGGGGCTGCTGAAGTTTACCGCAAAGTCCGTTGCTCCCATGGCAAGGAAATCGATCTGAAGTTGCTCTGGATGTTTGCCGGTGCGATCGAGGGCTGCCACTGGACATTGCTTGAGGAAGAGCGCAAACAACATTTGCTCCAGTCTATTGAGTAG
- the tmk gene encoding dTMP kinase, translating into MTGKFIVIEGLEGAGKSTAINLVAKILAEHGIAEPQLTREPGGTPLAEQMRILVKQGHPDEPLTDMAELLLLYAARSQLVENVIKPALAQGRWVVGDRHDMSSQAYQGGGRGFDPAVMENLRDTVLGDFRPDLTLYMDIDPVLGLERARGRGELDRIEQMDIDFFHRTRARFLALAEQDPSVVMIDASQSLAAVSAEITQALNTWLEQQ; encoded by the coding sequence ATGACTGGTAAATTTATTGTAATTGAAGGACTTGAGGGAGCCGGGAAGAGTACGGCAATCAACCTGGTGGCCAAGATCCTGGCGGAGCACGGGATCGCAGAGCCGCAACTGACCCGGGAGCCGGGCGGCACGCCGTTGGCCGAGCAGATGCGGATCCTGGTGAAACAGGGGCACCCGGATGAGCCACTGACGGATATGGCTGAGTTGCTGCTGCTATATGCTGCCCGGAGCCAGTTGGTGGAGAATGTGATCAAACCGGCGCTGGCGCAAGGGCGTTGGGTGGTCGGCGATCGTCATGATATGTCGTCACAGGCGTATCAGGGCGGTGGCCGCGGCTTTGATCCGGCCGTGATGGAAAACCTGCGTGATACGGTACTGGGCGATTTCCGCCCCGACCTGACCTTGTATATGGATATTGATCCGGTGCTGGGGCTGGAGCGTGCGCGGGGCCGAGGTGAGCTCGATCGCATTGAGCAAATGGATATTGATTTCTTCCATCGTACCCGGGCCCGATTCCTGGCATTGGCCGAGCAGGATCCGAGTGTGGTGATGATTGATGCCAGCCAGTCACTGGCGGCGGTGTCAGCTGAGATCACTCAAGCGCTCAATACCTGGCTGGAGCAGCAGTAA
- a CDS encoding lysine exporter LysO family protein: protein MFSGMLYIFLPLVIGYLIPVKKDSVIEFINTQTSRLVLVILGLMGLSLAGLDNLGQNLSQILTYTTVFFLTISGCNLLALPVIDKLWSIETSQDHHRLPFGKMILESVKLVFVVAGGLLVGLLSGIELGWVDQASEIILLLLLFLIGIQLRNSGMTLRQILLNKKGMTIALVIVLTSLPGGVIAAAILGIPVTHGLAMASGFGWYSLAGILMGDGLGPIFGGAAFLNELLRELVALTLIPIMISRYPSTAIGYAGATAMDFTLPVIQNSGGIRCVPIAIVSGFILSLLVPFLMLFFLSL from the coding sequence ATGTTTTCAGGAATGCTCTATATCTTCCTGCCACTGGTGATTGGCTATCTGATCCCGGTGAAAAAGGATTCCGTCATTGAGTTTATCAATACCCAGACCAGCCGCTTAGTGTTGGTGATCCTCGGTTTAATGGGCCTTAGCCTCGCCGGGTTGGATAACCTGGGCCAAAATCTGAGCCAGATCCTGACCTATACGACCGTGTTTTTCTTGACTATCAGCGGGTGTAATTTGCTCGCCCTGCCGGTCATCGATAAGCTGTGGTCGATCGAAACCAGCCAGGACCATCACCGGCTTCCATTTGGCAAAATGATCCTGGAATCGGTCAAACTGGTCTTCGTCGTCGCCGGCGGGTTGCTGGTCGGCCTGCTGTCTGGGATTGAGCTGGGCTGGGTAGATCAAGCCAGCGAAATAATCTTGCTGTTGCTGCTCTTTCTCATCGGGATCCAGCTGCGTAACAGCGGAATGACGCTGCGGCAAATTCTGCTCAACAAGAAAGGGATGACCATCGCGCTCGTGATTGTCCTGACCTCCCTACCGGGCGGTGTGATTGCCGCGGCCATTCTGGGGATCCCCGTCACCCACGGGTTAGCGATGGCGTCCGGGTTTGGCTGGTATTCACTGGCCGGGATCCTGATGGGCGATGGTCTGGGGCCGATTTTCGGCGGTGCGGCTTTTCTCAACGAATTACTGCGTGAGCTGGTCGCCCTGACGCTGATCCCAATAATGATCAGCCGCTACCCCAGCACGGCGATCGGCTATGCCGGAGCGACCGCAATGGACTTTACTCTACCAGTGATCCAAAACAGCGGCGGGATCCGGTGTGTCCCGATAGCCATTGTCAGCGGCTTTATTCTTAGTCTGCTGGTCCCCTTCCTGATGCTCTTCTTCCTGTCGCTCTGA
- the holB gene encoding DNA polymerase III subunit delta', translating to MLYPWQEPVWQNWQQLLRQGRLHHAILLVAPGGSGREALAKQLAKTVLCQQSETEPCGLCHGCQLFAAGTHPDFHAVAPVQAGKQIGVDAIRQCNRWATETSQLAGQRVIMIDPADHMGESAANALLKTLEEPPSGCQFILLAHSLDRLLPTITSRCNQWRLPTPDESQTQRWVEQQLMQSVKREAIRLNSGSPLATVAFIEQGQDIRYGKLLAAFSEFAKPPHLGLYEVAGLCTAEGSISLKWLSYFLVDCIKLQQGAGSHLIHCESVGLVQAVAGQLSPAVLLRQVHQVNALQRQLETHPGLNEELLIVNWLTGFMPA from the coding sequence ATGTTGTATCCATGGCAGGAGCCTGTTTGGCAGAACTGGCAGCAGTTGTTGCGCCAAGGTCGCTTACACCATGCCATTTTGCTGGTGGCACCGGGCGGCAGCGGTCGTGAGGCACTGGCCAAGCAGTTGGCGAAGACCGTGTTGTGTCAGCAAAGTGAGACCGAGCCCTGCGGCCTCTGTCATGGCTGTCAGTTGTTCGCAGCCGGGACGCATCCGGATTTTCATGCCGTGGCCCCGGTTCAGGCTGGGAAACAGATTGGGGTCGATGCGATCCGCCAGTGTAATCGCTGGGCCACAGAAACCTCGCAATTGGCCGGTCAACGGGTGATCATGATTGATCCGGCTGATCACATGGGGGAATCCGCGGCCAATGCCTTGTTGAAAACCCTGGAAGAGCCGCCGTCGGGTTGTCAGTTCATATTACTGGCCCACTCACTTGATCGCTTGTTGCCGACCATCACCAGTCGGTGTAACCAATGGCGGTTGCCGACCCCGGATGAGTCGCAGACCCAGCGTTGGGTAGAGCAGCAGTTGATGCAGAGCGTCAAGCGGGAAGCTATTCGCCTCAATAGCGGCTCACCGTTGGCAACCGTGGCGTTTATCGAGCAAGGGCAGGACATTCGCTATGGCAAGTTGCTGGCAGCCTTCAGCGAATTTGCGAAGCCGCCTCACCTTGGCTTGTATGAAGTCGCCGGGTTATGTACGGCGGAAGGGAGTATCAGCCTGAAGTGGCTCAGCTACTTCCTGGTTGACTGTATTAAACTTCAGCAAGGCGCAGGTTCGCACCTGATCCATTGTGAATCAGTTGGCTTGGTGCAAGCTGTCGCGGGGCAACTCAGTCCGGCGGTGCTACTGCGTCAGGTTCATCAGGTGAATGCTCTGCAAAGGCAGCTGGAAACGCATCCCGGCCTGAATGAAGAGCTATTAATTGTTAATTGGTTAACTGGGTTCATGCCCGCTTAA